The genomic region CTACATGGGACTGACGCAGCTGCCCGCAATATTCTGTACGCATGAGATATCCCTTAATTAGCCGCAGGCTGTTTTTGTCGCAGCTTTAACTGTATGTCACATCTGAATGAAAAAAGGCGGTTATTATACTGGAAATTCTGCCGCACGATAAGTCCGCCACCGACTCTACGCGTGTTTCGTACGCAGGTATTGCTTATTCTCACAAAAAATAACAAAAATTGTCGCCCCTGACATACGGATTCGCAGTTAAGGTGTAACGGAATTTTGATTTTTAGACGGGAGTGAACATGTTGCAACTGAACGCTAAAACCACTGCTCTGGTGGTGATCGATCTCCAGGAAGGCATTTTACCCTTTGCCGGAGGCCCCCATTCTGCAACTGATGTCGTGGCAGGCGCCGCACGGCTGGCAGAAAAATTCCGTGCCGAGAGCTCGCCCGTGGTGATGGTTCGCGTTGGCTGGTCTGCGGATTACGCTGAAGCGCTCAAACAACCCGTCGATGCACAGGCGCCCGCCAAAGCGCTCCCGGAAAACTGGTGGACGTATCCGCAGGCGCTGGGCAAAGCCGAGAGCGATCTGGAAGTGACAAAACGTCAGTGGGGCGCGTTTTACGGTACCGACCTTGAATTACAACTCCGTCGTCGCGGTATCGACACCATTGTCCTGTGCGGTATTTCAACCAATATTGGCGTGGAATCCACAGCGCGCAACGCCTGGGAGTTAGGCTTTGCCTTGGTGATCGCAGAGGATGCCTGTAGCGCTGCCAGCGCCGAACAGCATCAGAGCAGTATGACGCACATCTTCCCCCGCATCGCCCGCGTGCGTAGCGTGGATGAGATAGTCAACGCTTTATGATTTACATTGGCCTTCCGCAATGGTCACATCCGAAATGGGTGCGCCTTGGCATTACCGGTCTTGAAGAGTACGCCCGCCACTTTAACTGTGTGGAGGGAAACACGACGCTTTACGCGCTGCCAAAAGCGGAGATCGTCGCGCGCTGGTATGCGCAAACGACGGATGATTTCCGCTTCTGCTTTAAATTTCCGGCGACCATCTCCCACCAGGCAGGACTCAAGCAGTGTGATGATTTAGTCGGGGAGTTCTTTTCGCGCATGGCGTTGCTGGAATCGCGCATCGGCCAGTACTGGCTACAACTCCCTGCTACCTTTGGCCCGCGCGATCTGCCTGCCTTATGGCACTTTCTTGATGCCCTGCCCAGAGCCTTTACCTATGGGGTCGAAGTTCGCCATCCTGATTTTTTTGCGAAAGGCGACGCCGAAAAGCAACTCAATAGCGGTCTGCATCAGCGTGGGGTGAATCGGGTGATTCTCGACAGTCGCCCAGTTCATGCCGCACGTGCGCACAACGAAGCCATTCGCGATGCCCAACGCAAGAAACCAAAGGTGCCGGTTCATGCGGTGATGACGGCCAATACCCCCATAGTGCGGTTCATCGGCAGCGATGATATGACACAAAACCTAGCATTTTTCGCCGCCTGGCTGCAAAAATTACCGCAGTGGGAGCAGACTTCCACGCCATACCTTTTTTTGCATACACCGGATATTGCGCAGGCGCCTGAACTGGTCGACACACTTTGGGAAAGCTTACGCGCCGTGCTGCCAGTGATCGGATCAGCACCATCCATTCCACAGCAATCTTCTCTTTTCTGAATTTGCCCCCTATCATAGTCAGAGCCATCTGCCATTTTAAAGGGAGTTTGTATGGTCAGCGCGCTTTACGCCGTTCTGGGTGCGTTAATGTTACTCAAGTTTTCGTTTGACGTTTCCCGTCTGCGAATGCAGTACCGCGTAGCTTATGGTGATGGTGGCTTTAGCGAGCTCCAGAGCGCCATTCGCATTCACGGCAATGCGGTAGAATATATTCCCATTGCGCTCATCCTGATGCTGTTTATGGAAATGAACGGTGCCGAAACGTGGATGGTGCATATTTGCGGCATCATATTGCTTGCAGGGCGACTGATGCACTATTACGGCTTTCATCATCGGCTGTTTCGCTGGCGTCGTTCTGGCATGAGCGCCACCTGGTGTGCAATGGTGCTCATGGTGCTGGCAAATCTCTGGTACATGCCGTGGGAGTTGGTTTTCTCCCTGCATTAGCGCACAATACGCCACTTTATTTTTCCCGGATGTTAACGTTATGTCTCATCGCGACACGCTTTTTTCCGCGCCTATCGCCAGTCTGGGCGACTGGACCTTCGATGAACGGGTAGCTGAAGTCTTCCCGGATATGATCCAGCGTTCTGTTCCCGGCTACTCCAATATTATTTCAATGATTGGCATGCTTGCTGGCCGCTTCGTGCAGGCTAATACGCAAGTTTATGACCTGGGGTGTTCTCTGGGCGCCGCGACGCTTTCCGTGCGTCGTAATATTCAACATGAAAACTGCAAAATTATCGCCGTGGATAACTCCCCTGCGATGATCGAACGCTGTCGTCGTCATATTGACGCCTGGAAAGCACCAACGCCCGTAGAGGTCATTGAGGGTGACATCCGTCATATTGATATTGAAAACGCGTCGATGGTGATACTGAATTTTACCCTGCAATTCCTTGAGCCACCTGAGCGCCAGGCATTGTTGGATAAGATTTATCAGGGGCTGAATCCGGGGGGCGCGCTGGTGCTGTCGGAAAAATTCAGTTTTGAAGACGCGAAAGTCGGCGAACTGCTGTTCAACATGCACCACGACTTTAAACGTGCGAACGGTTATAGCGAACTGGAGATCAGCCAGAAACGTAGCATGCTGGAAAATGTGATGCTGACTGATTCCGTCGAAACCCATAAAGCACGACTGCATCAGGCTGGCTTTGAGCACAGCGAACTGTGGTTCCAGTGCTTTAACTTCGGTTCATTAGTGGCGCTGAAAGCCGAGGTTCCGGCATGATCGATTTTGGTAACTTCTATCAACTGATTGCCAAAAACCACCTTTCCCACTGGCTCGAAACGCTGCCTGCGCAAATTGCTGCGTGGCAGCGCGATCAGCATGGCCTGTTCAAGCAATGGTCAAACGCCGTGGAGTTTCTGCCGGAACTGACGCCGTACCGTCTGGATCTGTTACACAGCGTCACCGCGGAAAGCGAAGAACCGCTCAGCCCAGGGCAGATCAAGCGTATTGACACGCTGATGCGTAACTTGATGCCGTGGCGTAAAGGGCCGTATTCGCTGTATGGTGTCAATATTGATACCGAATGGCGTTCGGACTGGAAATGGGATCGCGTTCTACCGCATCTGTCCGACCTTACTGGCCGCACGATCCTCGATGTCGGTTGCGGTAGCGGCTATCACATGTGGCGCATGATTGGTGCGGGTGCGCATCTGGCGGTAGGTATTGACCCAACGCAGTTATTCCTTTGCCAGTTTGAGGCCGTGCGCAAACTGTTGGGTAACGATCAGCGCGCCCATCTCCTACCGTTAGGTATTGAGCAACTCCCTGCGCTGAATGCGTTTGATACTGTCTTTTCGATGGGCGTACTGTACCACCGCCGCTCCCCGCTCGAGCATCTTTGGCAGTTAAAAGAACAACTGGTAAAAGACGGTGAACTGGTGCTTGAAACGCTGGTAGTCGAAGGCGACGAGAATACCGTGCTGGTGCCCGGCGATCGCTACGCGCAGATGCGCAACGTCTATTTTATCCCTTCGGCGCTGGCGCTGAAAAACTGGCTGGAAAAATGTGGCTTTGTTGATGTGCGCATCGCCGATGTCTGCGTGACCACGACCGAAGAACAGCGCCGCACAGAATGGATGGTGACCGAGTCGCTGGCCGATTTTCTGGATCCAAATGACAGCAGCAAGACCGTTGAAGGTTATCCCGCCCCGTTACGCGCGGTATTGATTGCCCGTAAGCCGTGATTGCTTGCCGGGGGCGCTTCGCTTGCCCGGCCTACGTTTGTGCAACATTGTAGGCCGGATAGTGACAGGGGTGAGTGAAGAAAGCCAACGCTGCTGCAGGCCGTAATATGAAGGAGAAAAAAAAGGCCCCTGTTGAAGTGGCAGGGGCCTGGTACGAGCAAGCATCATATTGGGCGACATGATGCAACGGTAAAAATCATTTGGCCTGATAGCGCACAATGATTCCTTTCATTTCAGCTACCGTTGCGCCATCTACGGCATAGCGGGAATATTCATCCGCTTGTTTATCCGCAGACATCGACAGTCCCTGGTTTCGATAACGCATGGGTGAAGCCACCAGAGTTCCTGCTGAACTGTGTACTTCCGCTACCCCGGCGTCCAGGAAACGCGGTAAATTTTCCGCACGAACCCCTGCTCCGGCCATAATGATTGGAGCACCAGGTTGTCGTATTAGTTCCATTATTTTTGTTAAACCTTGCACTGCATCTGATTTTTGGCCTGACGTCAGAACGCGCGCAATGCCTAATTCAGTCAAATTTTCTAACGCTTTTATAGGATTAGCGCACATATCAAAAGCGCGGTGAAAAGTGACGGCTAAAGGTCCCGCCGCCGCCATAATTTGCCTCATTCGCATCATGTCGACGTTTCCGTCCACATCCAGTATCCCCGTCACCAGTCCGGGAAAGCCTAATTCCCGCACCAGCCGTACATCCTCCAGCATCGCGGCAAATTCACCGTCGGTGTAACAGAAATCGCCGCCTCGTGGACGGACGATCGGATGTACCGGAATCGCTATTTGCTGGCGTACCGAACGCAGAACGCCCAACGATGGGGTGAGCCCCCCTTCTTTTGGCGCTGCGCAGAGTTCAATACGATCCGCACCGTTTTGCTGCGCAGTTAGCGCACATTCCATGCTGTAGCAACAGATCTCCAGCAGTGCCATACTCACTCCTCTTCCCTTTCGCTTGCCACGATCGCTTCAATAGACCATGGGTGAAACTTAATCGTTACCTTTCCATCCGTCACCGCAAGAGTGGGATTCGGTAAACGTTCGCGCTCCCCTTTTGGGGAACTGGTTTTGACATAAATACCCGGTTGACTCAGCCCTTCATCGGAAAGTAACGCCAGTGCACGGGCGTTTAGCGTTTCTGGCTCCCCTGGTAGCACGATTTCGATGTGCTCCCAGCCTTCATGCGGGTAACGCTTTTCGCCCGGCCAGGGCAATTCAACAACCGTAAAATTCCACGGACCAGCGCATACCGGCGCGTGCAATTTAAACAGGCAGATCGGTCTGCCGTTGATGATGTTTTCCGACAGCAGTTCGCCGCACTGTTCAAAACCACGCCGCCAGCGTTCGGCTGTCGCATTCTGATGACAACGCAGCGAAATGTGATCAGCCTCCAGCGGGGCGAGATCCAGTCCAAGACGGGAGGAGAGTTCAGTTAATGCCTGCATGAAGCGCGGTAAATCTGCGGAAATGTCCTGCAACTCGGCAACGGTATGCCAGTTCACCAT from Citrobacter sp. RHB25-C09 harbors:
- a CDS encoding hydrolase; protein product: MLQLNAKTTALVVIDLQEGILPFAGGPHSATDVVAGAARLAEKFRAESSPVVMVRVGWSADYAEALKQPVDAQAPAKALPENWWTYPQALGKAESDLEVTKRQWGAFYGTDLELQLRRRGIDTIVLCGISTNIGVESTARNAWELGFALVIAEDACSAASAEQHQSSMTHIFPRIARVRSVDEIVNAL
- a CDS encoding DUF72 domain-containing protein, which codes for MIYIGLPQWSHPKWVRLGITGLEEYARHFNCVEGNTTLYALPKAEIVARWYAQTTDDFRFCFKFPATISHQAGLKQCDDLVGEFFSRMALLESRIGQYWLQLPATFGPRDLPALWHFLDALPRAFTYGVEVRHPDFFAKGDAEKQLNSGLHQRGVNRVILDSRPVHAARAHNEAIRDAQRKKPKVPVHAVMTANTPIVRFIGSDDMTQNLAFFAAWLQKLPQWEQTSTPYLFLHTPDIAQAPELVDTLWESLRAVLPVIGSAPSIPQQSSLF
- a CDS encoding MAPEG family protein encodes the protein MVSALYAVLGALMLLKFSFDVSRLRMQYRVAYGDGGFSELQSAIRIHGNAVEYIPIALILMLFMEMNGAETWMVHICGIILLAGRLMHYYGFHHRLFRWRRSGMSATWCAMVLMVLANLWYMPWELVFSLH
- the cmoA gene encoding carboxy-S-adenosyl-L-methionine synthase CmoA, producing the protein MSHRDTLFSAPIASLGDWTFDERVAEVFPDMIQRSVPGYSNIISMIGMLAGRFVQANTQVYDLGCSLGAATLSVRRNIQHENCKIIAVDNSPAMIERCRRHIDAWKAPTPVEVIEGDIRHIDIENASMVILNFTLQFLEPPERQALLDKIYQGLNPGGALVLSEKFSFEDAKVGELLFNMHHDFKRANGYSELEISQKRSMLENVMLTDSVETHKARLHQAGFEHSELWFQCFNFGSLVALKAEVPA
- the cmoB gene encoding tRNA 5-methoxyuridine(34)/uridine 5-oxyacetic acid(34) synthase CmoB — protein: MIDFGNFYQLIAKNHLSHWLETLPAQIAAWQRDQHGLFKQWSNAVEFLPELTPYRLDLLHSVTAESEEPLSPGQIKRIDTLMRNLMPWRKGPYSLYGVNIDTEWRSDWKWDRVLPHLSDLTGRTILDVGCGSGYHMWRMIGAGAHLAVGIDPTQLFLCQFEAVRKLLGNDQRAHLLPLGIEQLPALNAFDTVFSMGVLYHRRSPLEHLWQLKEQLVKDGELVLETLVVEGDENTVLVPGDRYAQMRNVYFIPSALALKNWLEKCGFVDVRIADVCVTTTEEQRRTEWMVTESLADFLDPNDSSKTVEGYPAPLRAVLIARKP
- the cutC gene encoding copper homeostasis protein CutC, producing the protein MALLEICCYSMECALTAQQNGADRIELCAAPKEGGLTPSLGVLRSVRQQIAIPVHPIVRPRGGDFCYTDGEFAAMLEDVRLVRELGFPGLVTGILDVDGNVDMMRMRQIMAAAGPLAVTFHRAFDMCANPIKALENLTELGIARVLTSGQKSDAVQGLTKIMELIRQPGAPIIMAGAGVRAENLPRFLDAGVAEVHSSAGTLVASPMRYRNQGLSMSADKQADEYSRYAVDGATVAEMKGIIVRYQAK
- a CDS encoding VOC family protein; its protein translation is MVNWHTVAELQDISADLPRFMQALTELSSRLGLDLAPLEADHISLRCHQNATAERWRRGFEQCGELLSENIINGRPICLFKLHAPVCAGPWNFTVVELPWPGEKRYPHEGWEHIEIVLPGEPETLNARALALLSDEGLSQPGIYVKTSSPKGERERLPNPTLAVTDGKVTIKFHPWSIEAIVASEREEE